One region of Oncorhynchus tshawytscha isolate Ot180627B unplaced genomic scaffold, Otsh_v2.0 Un_contig_2415_pilon_pilon, whole genome shotgun sequence genomic DNA includes:
- the dnajb1a gene encoding dnaJ homolog subfamily B member 1a isoform X3 yields MFTEFFGGRSPFDQFFARNGDDDMDTDDPFAAFGMGGMGGMPGGMGGFHQHQRSFKSRPGGPHGGREKKKDSPVVHELKVSLEEVFSGCTKKMKISRKRLNPDGCSMRSEDKILTVDIKRGWKEGTKITFPREGDETPTNIPADVVFVVKDKPHPVFRRDGSDIIYPARVSLRDALCGCTVSAPTLDGRTVTVTSRDVVKPGMKKRIVGEGLPLSKYPEKRGDMVLEFVVKFPENLGQSARDALTQILPP; encoded by the exons ATGTTTACAGAGTTTTTTGGTGGCCGCAGCCCATTCGACCAGTTCTTCGCACGCAACGGGGACGATGACATGGACACTGATGACCCCTTTGCTGCATTTGGTATGGGAGGGATGGGGGGTATGCCGGGTGGAATGGGAGGGTTCCACCAACATCAGAGGTCCTTCAAATCCCGACCAGGGGGTCCCCATGGGGGCCGTGAGAAGAAGAAAGATTCTCCGGTGGTGCACGAGCTGAAGGTGAGCCTGGAGGAAGTGTTCTCCGGCTGCACCAAGAAGATGAAGATCTCCAGGAAGCGGCTGAACCCGGACGGCTGCAGCATGCGCAGCGAGGACAAGATCCTGACAGTGGACATCAAGCGAGGCTGGAAGGAAGGGACCAAGATCACCTTccccagggagggagatgagacgCCTACTAACATTCCTGCTGACGTGGTGTTTGTGGTCAAAGACAAACCCCATCCTGTGTTCCGCCGGGATGGCTCCGATATCATCTACCCTGCTAGAGTGTCCCTCAGAGAT GCACTGTGTGGATGCACGGTCAGCGCTCCCACTCTGGATGGCAGGACTGTGACTGTGACCTCCAGAGATGTGGTCAAACCTGGGATGAAGAAGCGTATCGTGGGAGAGGGACTACCCCTGTCCAAGTATCCAGAGAAGAGGGGGGACATGGTGCTTGAGTTTGTAGTGAAATTCCCTGAAAATTTGGGGCAGAGTGCCCGCGATGCACTGACTCAGATTCTTCCTCCTTGA
- the dnajb1a gene encoding dnaJ homolog subfamily B member 1a isoform X1, translating to MGKDYYKVLGIQKGASEDEIKKAYRKQALRYHPDKNKSTGAEDKFKEIAEAYDVLSDAKKKDIYDRYGEEGLKGHTAGGGGGPNGPNNYNYTFHGDPHAMFTEFFGGRSPFDQFFARNGDDDMDTDDPFAAFGMGGMGGMPGGMGGFHQHQRSFKSRPGGPHGGREKKKDSPVVHELKVSLEEVFSGCTKKMKISRKRLNPDGCSMRSEDKILTVDIKRGWKEGTKITFPREGDETPTNIPADVVFVVKDKPHPVFRRDGSDIIYPARVSLRDALCGCTVSAPTLDGRTVTVTSRDVVKPGMKKRIVGEGLPLSKYPEKRGDMVLEFVVKFPENLGQSARDALTQILPP from the exons ATGGGTAAAGACTATTATAAAGTGTTGGGTATACAGAAAGGCGCCTCTGAGGACGAGATAAAGAAGGCGTATCGAAAGCAGGCCCTGCGATATCACCCTGATAAAAACAAGTCCACTGGAGCTGAGGATAAATTCAAAGAAATTGCCGAGGCCTATGATGTCCTCAGCGACGCAAAGAAAAAGGATATATATGACCGATATGGAGAAGAAG GCCTGAAGGGGCACACAGCCGGTGGGGGTGGTGGTCCCAATGGTcccaacaactacaactacacctTCCATGGAGATCCTCACGCCATGTTTACAGAGTTTTTTGGTGGCCGCAGCCCATTCGACCAGTTCTTCGCACGCAACGGGGACGATGACATGGACACTGATGACCCCTTTGCTGCATTTGGTATGGGAGGGATGGGGGGTATGCCGGGTGGAATGGGAGGGTTCCACCAACATCAGAGGTCCTTCAAATCCCGACCAGGGGGTCCCCATGGGGGCCGTGAGAAGAAGAAAGATTCTCCGGTGGTGCACGAGCTGAAGGTGAGCCTGGAGGAAGTGTTCTCCGGCTGCACCAAGAAGATGAAGATCTCCAGGAAGCGGCTGAACCCGGACGGCTGCAGCATGCGCAGCGAGGACAAGATCCTGACAGTGGACATCAAGCGAGGCTGGAAGGAAGGGACCAAGATCACCTTccccagggagggagatgagacgCCTACTAACATTCCTGCTGACGTGGTGTTTGTGGTCAAAGACAAACCCCATCCTGTGTTCCGCCGGGATGGCTCCGATATCATCTACCCTGCTAGAGTGTCCCTCAGAGAT GCACTGTGTGGATGCACGGTCAGCGCTCCCACTCTGGATGGCAGGACTGTGACTGTGACCTCCAGAGATGTGGTCAAACCTGGGATGAAGAAGCGTATCGTGGGAGAGGGACTACCCCTGTCCAAGTATCCAGAGAAGAGGGGGGACATGGTGCTTGAGTTTGTAGTGAAATTCCCTGAAAATTTGGGGCAGAGTGCCCGCGATGCACTGACTCAGATTCTTCCTCCTTGA
- the dnajb1a gene encoding dnaJ homolog subfamily B member 1a isoform X2 gives MVCDTSQNTFQKHCSVTVTPEDTGLKGHTAGGGGGPNGPNNYNYTFHGDPHAMFTEFFGGRSPFDQFFARNGDDDMDTDDPFAAFGMGGMGGMPGGMGGFHQHQRSFKSRPGGPHGGREKKKDSPVVHELKVSLEEVFSGCTKKMKISRKRLNPDGCSMRSEDKILTVDIKRGWKEGTKITFPREGDETPTNIPADVVFVVKDKPHPVFRRDGSDIIYPARVSLRDALCGCTVSAPTLDGRTVTVTSRDVVKPGMKKRIVGEGLPLSKYPEKRGDMVLEFVVKFPENLGQSARDALTQILPP, from the exons ATGGTTTGTGACACATCGCAGAACACTTTTCAGAAACACtgctctgtcacagtgaccccTGAAGACACAG GCCTGAAGGGGCACACAGCCGGTGGGGGTGGTGGTCCCAATGGTcccaacaactacaactacacctTCCATGGAGATCCTCACGCCATGTTTACAGAGTTTTTTGGTGGCCGCAGCCCATTCGACCAGTTCTTCGCACGCAACGGGGACGATGACATGGACACTGATGACCCCTTTGCTGCATTTGGTATGGGAGGGATGGGGGGTATGCCGGGTGGAATGGGAGGGTTCCACCAACATCAGAGGTCCTTCAAATCCCGACCAGGGGGTCCCCATGGGGGCCGTGAGAAGAAGAAAGATTCTCCGGTGGTGCACGAGCTGAAGGTGAGCCTGGAGGAAGTGTTCTCCGGCTGCACCAAGAAGATGAAGATCTCCAGGAAGCGGCTGAACCCGGACGGCTGCAGCATGCGCAGCGAGGACAAGATCCTGACAGTGGACATCAAGCGAGGCTGGAAGGAAGGGACCAAGATCACCTTccccagggagggagatgagacgCCTACTAACATTCCTGCTGACGTGGTGTTTGTGGTCAAAGACAAACCCCATCCTGTGTTCCGCCGGGATGGCTCCGATATCATCTACCCTGCTAGAGTGTCCCTCAGAGAT GCACTGTGTGGATGCACGGTCAGCGCTCCCACTCTGGATGGCAGGACTGTGACTGTGACCTCCAGAGATGTGGTCAAACCTGGGATGAAGAAGCGTATCGTGGGAGAGGGACTACCCCTGTCCAAGTATCCAGAGAAGAGGGGGGACATGGTGCTTGAGTTTGTAGTGAAATTCCCTGAAAATTTGGGGCAGAGTGCCCGCGATGCACTGACTCAGATTCTTCCTCCTTGA